In one window of Camelina sativa cultivar DH55 chromosome 15, Cs, whole genome shotgun sequence DNA:
- the LOC104744652 gene encoding phosphoglycerate mutase-like protein AT74, which yields MSPENKLLPKRIILVRHGESEGNLDTAAYTTTPDHKIQLTESGLLQAQEAGARLHALISSNPSSPEWRVYFYVSPYDRTRSTLREIGRSFSRRRVIGVREECRIREQDFGNFQVKERMRATKKVRERFGRFFYRFPEGESAADVFDRVSSFLESLWRDIDMNRLHINPSHELNFVIVSHGLTSRVFLMKWFKWTVEQFEGLNNPGNSEIRVMELGQGGDYSLAIHHTEEELTAWGLSPEMIADQKWRVNAHKGEWKDDCKWYFGDFFDHMTDSDQECETDEAIEEKEEEEDEEAGKRVNLLTSSEYSNEAELYNGKCC from the exons ATGAGTCCGGAGAATAAATTGCTACCGAAGAGGATCATCCTTGTACGTCACGGTGAATCGGAAGGCAATCTCGACACAGCGGCATACACAACAACACCAGATCACAAGATCCAGTTAACCGAATCCGGTTTGCTTCAGGCTCAGGAAGCTGGAGCTCGTCTCCACGCCTTGATTTCCTCTAATCCTTCTTCCCCTGAGTGGCGTGTCTACTTCTACGTCTCTCCTTACGATCGCACTCGATCTACGCTCCGTGAGATCGGACGCTCCTTCTCCCGTCGCCGTGTGATTGGTGTTCGCGAAGAATGTCGTATTAGGGAACAGGATTTTGGGAATTTTCAGGTTAAAGAACGTATGAGAGCCACCAAGAAGGTCAGAGAACGCTTTGGTCGCTTTTTTTATCGCTTCCCTGAAGGTGAATCCGCCGCCGACGTCTTCGATCGCGTCTCCa GTTTTCTCGAGTCTCTATGGAGAGACATTGACATGAACAGACTACATATCAATCCGAGTCATGAGCTAAACTTTGTGATTGTTTCACACGGCTTAACATCGCGTGTGTTTCTGATGAAATGGTTCAAGTGGACTGTGGAACAATTCGAGGGACTAAACAATCCAGGGAACAGTGAGATCAGAGTTATGGAATTAGGACAGGGTGGTGATTATAGCTTGGCGATTCATCACACGGAGGAAGAGTTAACGGCTTGGGGATTGTCACCAGAGATGATTGCAGATCAGAAATGGCGGGTTAACGCACATAAAGGCGAATGGAAAGATGATTGTAAGTGGTATTTTGGTGATTTCTTCGATCATATGACAGATTCGGATCAAGAGTGCGAGACTGATGAGGccattgaagaaaaagaagaagaagaagatgaagaagcggGGAAAAGAGTAAATCTGCTAACGAGTTCAGAATATAGCAATGAGGCAGAGTTATACAATGGAAAGTGCTGCTGA
- the LOC109124896 gene encoding GDSL esterase/lipase At3g05180, with product METLFHSLLTLSLFVAISHTLPPLAGSFPISHNFPAVFNFGDSNSDTGELTSGLGFLLQPSYGQTYFKPPSSGRFCNGRLIVDFLMEAIDRPYLRPYLDSISRQSYRRGCNFAAGGSTIQKANAASYSPFGFGVQVSQFITFKSKVIQLIHQDEELEKYLPSEYYFKSGLYMFDIGQNDLAGAFYSKTFDQVLALIPTILDILEDGITRLYAEGARNFWIHNTGPLGCLAQVVSLFGKDKSKLDEFGCVSDHNQAAKLFNLQLNGLFKKLPQLYPGSRFTYVDIFSIKSGLILNHSKYGFDHSILVCCGTGGPPLNYDDQVGCGNTATSNGTLKTAKPCIDSSKYVNWDGIHYTEAANRFVTLQILTGKYSETASSQNL from the exons ATGGAAACCctttttcactctcttcttacATTATCACTATTTGTAGCTATCTCTCATACTCTGCCTCCTCTCGCCGGTTCTTTTCCGATTTCTCATAACTTCCCGGCGGTTTTCAACTTCGGAGACTCTAACTCTGACACCGGAGAACTCACATCCGGTCTTGGATTCCTTCTCCAGCCTTCCTATGGACAAACCTACTTCAAACCTCCATCTTCCGGAAGATTTTGTAATGGACGTCTCATCGTTGATTTTCTAA TGGAAGCAATTGATCGGCCCTATTTGAGGCCATATTTAGATTCGATAAGCCGACAAAGTTACCGGAGAGGCTGCAATTTTGCAGCGGGTGGGTCAACGATTCAGAAGGCAAATGCTGCATCTTATAGCCCCTTTGGTTTTGGTGTTCAAGTCTCTCAATTCATCACCTTTAAGTCCAAAGTCATTCAACTGATACATCAAG atgAAGAGCTCGAAAAATACTTACCGTCCGAATATTACTTCAAAAGTGGATTGTATATGTTTGATATCGGACAAAATGATCTTGCCGGAGCATTTTACTCCAAAACATTTGATCAAGTTCTTGCTCTGATTCCTACAATCTTGGATATACTTGAAGATGGAATAACG agatTATATGCAGAAGGAGCAAGAAATTTTTGGATACACAACACAGGGCCACTTGGGTGTTTGGCTCAAGTTGTGTCACTATTTGGGAAAGACAAATCAAAGCTTGATGAGTTTGGTTGTGTCAGTGATCATAACCAAGCTGCTAAGCTTTTCAATTTGCAGCTTAATGGTCTTTTCAAAAAACTCCCTCAACTATATCCCGGTTCCCGTTTCACATACGTAGATATCTTCTCGATCAAATCCGGCCTCATTCTGAATCATTCCAAATACG GTTTTGATCACTCGATACTGGTATGCTGTGGAACCGGAGGACCGCCATTGAACTACGATGATCAGGTTGGTTGCGGTAACACAGCAACATCAAATGGTACACTAAAAACCGCCAAACCTTGCATTGATAGCTCTAAATATGTTAACTGGGACGGCATTCACTACACTGAAGCTGCAAACCGGTTTGTTACGCTACAAATTCTCACCGGTAAATACTCTGAGACGGCGTCGTCTCAGAATCTTTAG
- the LOC104744651 gene encoding GDSL esterase/lipase At3g05180 isoform X2, with protein MRRPKNTLTKAAMENLFLTLSLFVAISHTLPHFAGSFPISHNFPAVFNFGDSNSDTGELTSGLGFLLQPSFGQTYFKPPSSGRFCNGRLIVDFLMEAIDRPYLRPYLDSMSRQSYQRGCNFAAAASTIQKANAASYSPFGFGVQVSQFITFKSKVIQLIHQDEELKKYLPSEYYFKNGLYMFDIGQNDLAGAFYSKTFDQVLSLIPTILDIFQDGITRLHAEGARNFWIHNTGPLGCLAQVVSRFGKDKSKLDEFGCVSDHNQAAQLFNLQLNGLFKKLPQLYPGSRFTYVDIFSIKSDLILNHSKYGFDHSILVCCGTGGPPLNYDDQVGCGNTATSNGTTKTAKPCIDSSKYVNWDGIHYTEAANRFVTLHILTET; from the exons ATGAGAAGACCAAAAAATACATTGACTAAAGCAGCCATGGAAAACCTTTTTCTTACATTATCGCTATTTGTAGCCATCTCTCATACTCTGCCTCATTTCGCCGGTTCTTTTCCGATTTCTCATAATTTTCCGGCGGTTTTCAACTTCGGAGACTCTAACTCTGACACCGGAGAACTCACCTCCGGTCTTGGATTCCTTCTCCAGCCTTCCTTTGGACAAACCTATTTCAAACCTCCATCTTCCGGAAGATTTTGTAATGGACGTCTCATCGTCGATTTTCTAA tGGAAGCAATTGATCGGCCCTATTTGAGGCCATATTTAGATTCGATGAGCCGACAAAGTTACCAGAGAGGGTGCAATTTTGCAGCGGCTGCGTCAACGATTCAGAAGGCAAATGCTGCATCTTATAGCCCCTTTGGCTTTGGTGTTCAAGTCTCTCAATTCATCACCTTTAAGTCCAAAGTCATTCAACTGATACATCAAg atGAAGAGCTCAAAAAATACTTACCGTCCGAATATTATTTCAAGAATGgattatatatgtttgacaTCGGACAAAATGATCTTGCCGGAGCATTTTACTCCAAGACATTTGATCAAGTTCTTTCTCTGATTCCTACAatcttggatatatttcaagaTGGAATAACG AGATTACATGCGGAAGGAGCAAGAAATTTTTGGATACACAACACAGGGCCACTTGGTTGTTTGGCTCAAGTTGTGTCACGATTTGGGAAAGACAAATCAAAGCTTGATGAGTTTGGTTGTGTCAGTGACCATAACCAAGCTGCTCAGCTTTTCAATTTGCAGCTTAATGGTCTTTTCAAAAAACTCCCTCAACTATATCCCGGTTCCCGTTTCACATACGTAGATATCTTCTCGATCAAATCCGACCTCATTCTGAATCATTCCAAATACG GTTTTGATCATTCGATACTGGTATGCTGTGGAACGGGAGGACCGCCATTGAACTACGATGATCAGGTTGGTTGCGGTAACACAGCAACATCAAATGGTACGACAAAGACCGCCAAACCTTGCATTGATAGCTCTAAATATGTTAACTGGGACGGCATTCACTACACTGAAGCTGCAAACCGGTTTGTTACGCTACACATTCTCACCG AAACATAA
- the LOC104744651 gene encoding GDSL esterase/lipase At3g05180 isoform X1 translates to MRRPKNTLTKAAMENLFLTLSLFVAISHTLPHFAGSFPISHNFPAVFNFGDSNSDTGELTSGLGFLLQPSFGQTYFKPPSSGRFCNGRLIVDFLMEAIDRPYLRPYLDSMSRQSYQRGCNFAAAASTIQKANAASYSPFGFGVQVSQFITFKSKVIQLIHQDEELKKYLPSEYYFKNGLYMFDIGQNDLAGAFYSKTFDQVLSLIPTILDIFQDGITRLHAEGARNFWIHNTGPLGCLAQVVSRFGKDKSKLDEFGCVSDHNQAAQLFNLQLNGLFKKLPQLYPGSRFTYVDIFSIKSDLILNHSKYGFDHSILVCCGTGGPPLNYDDQVGCGNTATSNGTTKTAKPCIDSSKYVNWDGIHYTEAANRFVTLHILTGKYSETLSSQIFLAMYVTEKFTIIIFFMHAYIRN, encoded by the exons ATGAGAAGACCAAAAAATACATTGACTAAAGCAGCCATGGAAAACCTTTTTCTTACATTATCGCTATTTGTAGCCATCTCTCATACTCTGCCTCATTTCGCCGGTTCTTTTCCGATTTCTCATAATTTTCCGGCGGTTTTCAACTTCGGAGACTCTAACTCTGACACCGGAGAACTCACCTCCGGTCTTGGATTCCTTCTCCAGCCTTCCTTTGGACAAACCTATTTCAAACCTCCATCTTCCGGAAGATTTTGTAATGGACGTCTCATCGTCGATTTTCTAA tGGAAGCAATTGATCGGCCCTATTTGAGGCCATATTTAGATTCGATGAGCCGACAAAGTTACCAGAGAGGGTGCAATTTTGCAGCGGCTGCGTCAACGATTCAGAAGGCAAATGCTGCATCTTATAGCCCCTTTGGCTTTGGTGTTCAAGTCTCTCAATTCATCACCTTTAAGTCCAAAGTCATTCAACTGATACATCAAg atGAAGAGCTCAAAAAATACTTACCGTCCGAATATTATTTCAAGAATGgattatatatgtttgacaTCGGACAAAATGATCTTGCCGGAGCATTTTACTCCAAGACATTTGATCAAGTTCTTTCTCTGATTCCTACAatcttggatatatttcaagaTGGAATAACG AGATTACATGCGGAAGGAGCAAGAAATTTTTGGATACACAACACAGGGCCACTTGGTTGTTTGGCTCAAGTTGTGTCACGATTTGGGAAAGACAAATCAAAGCTTGATGAGTTTGGTTGTGTCAGTGACCATAACCAAGCTGCTCAGCTTTTCAATTTGCAGCTTAATGGTCTTTTCAAAAAACTCCCTCAACTATATCCCGGTTCCCGTTTCACATACGTAGATATCTTCTCGATCAAATCCGACCTCATTCTGAATCATTCCAAATACG GTTTTGATCATTCGATACTGGTATGCTGTGGAACGGGAGGACCGCCATTGAACTACGATGATCAGGTTGGTTGCGGTAACACAGCAACATCAAATGGTACGACAAAGACCGCCAAACCTTGCATTGATAGCTCTAAATATGTTAACTGGGACGGCATTCACTACACTGAAGCTGCAAACCGGTTTGTTACGCTACACATTCTCACCGGTAAATACTCTGAGACGTTGTCGTCTCAAATTTTTTTAGCAATGTATGTAACTGAAAAATTTACCATTATCATTTTCTTTATGCATGCATACATAAGAAACTGA
- the LOC104744653 gene encoding branched-chain-amino-acid aminotransferase-like protein 1, which translates to MTEPEVIHSWSAPRSLSTSLMYSFSQRDDTEVVDEPLYGAFLKATGFDRPYRDDVLSKMECNGDKVVKDVIYGSGSKKYRFCKHISKQRLFGLPSELMSKGKHFILIRNPLNILPSFEKVHPPSFLELGLGELVSIYSDLCQMGTPPTVIDADELQRDPETTLRGLCNDLDIPFQASMLKWEAGPIPEDGGWAPWWYKSVHKSTGFSSPKEYPRTFPLSHYDLLEQTLPLYNILRSHVKHRSSLLSSPLPPPTLPVPENAKLLAWVGDEILPRDMAKVSVFDSVVQGGDSVWEGLRIYKGKIFKLEEHLDRLCDSAKALAFDNVPAREEIKEAIFTTLITNGMFDNTHIRLSLTRGKKVSSGMSPAFNQYGCTLIVLAEWKPPVYDNDGGIVLVTATTRRNSPNNLDSKIHHNNLLNNILAKIESNNANAADAIMLDKDGYVSETNATNIFMVKKGCVLTPHADYCLPGITRTTVMELVVKEKFILVERRISLSEFHTADEVWTTGTMGELSPVVKIDGRVIGDGKVGPVTRTLQNAYKKLTEDSGVPIPTYQES; encoded by the exons ATGACAGAACCAGAGGTGATTCACTCATGGTCTGCACCAAGATCTCTCAGCACCAGCCTTATGTACTCCTTTTCTCAG AGAGATGACACTGAAGTTGTCGATGAGCCGTTATATGGAGCTTTTCTTAAAGCTACAGGTTTTGATAGGCCATACAGAGACGATGTTCTCTCCAAGATG GAGTGCAATGGAGATAAAGTTGTGAAAGATGTCATATATGGATCAGGATCAAAGAAGTACCGGTTTTGTAAG CATATCTCGAAACAAAGGCTTTTTGGTTTGCCAAGTGAGCTGATGAGTAAAGGAAAGCATTTCATATTAATACGCAATCCTCTTAACATTCTG CCTTCTTTTGAGAAGGTACACCCTCCATCATTTCTCGAATTAGGCTTGGGGGAATTAGTCTCTATATACAGTGATCTATGTCAGATGGGAACTCCACCTACAGTCATCGATGCTGATGAGCTTCAGCGAGATCCTGAG ACGACATTACGCGGTCTTTGCAATGATTTGGACATTCCATTTCAAGCTTCTATGCTTAA ATGGGAAGCTGGCCCTATACCAGAAGATGGAGGATGGGCACCATGGTGGTACAAGAGTGTGCATAAATCAACTGGTTTCTCGTCTCCAAAAGAGTATCCTCGG ACATTCCCTCTGTCTCATTACGATTTGTTGGAGCAAACTCTACCGCTTTACAACATTCTTAGGAGCCATGTGAAGCATAGGTCCTCCCTATTGAGCAGTCCCTTGCCTCCTCCTACTCTCCCAGTTCCTGAAAATGCAAAACTTCTTGCATGGGTTGGTGATGAGATTCTGCCTCGTGATATGGCAAag gTTTCTGTTTTTGACTCGGTTGTTCAAGGCGGTGACTCGGTATGGGAAGGACTCCGGATTTACAAGGGGAAGATATTCAAGCTTGAAGAACATCTAGATAG GCTATGTGATTCAGCAAAAGCTCTGGCTTTCGACAATGTTCCAGCGCGTGAAGAG ATAAAAGAAGCAATCTTCACAACTCTCATAACCAATGGTATGTTTGACAATACACATATCAGGTTGTCTCTAACTCGAGGCAAAAAG GTATCTTCTGGAATGAGCCCTGCGTTTAATCAATATGGATGCACACTTATTG TGCTTGCCGAGTGGAAGCCACCGGTGTATGACAATGATGGTGGAATAGTGCTGGTGACTGCAACTACACGCCGCAATTCACCTAAT aATTTGGATTCCAAGATTCATCACAACAACCTTCTCAATAACATACTAGCAAAG ATTGAAAGTAACAATGCGAATGCTGCGGACGCCATTATGCTTGACAAGGATGGTTATGTTTCTGAAACCAATGCAACAAACATT TTCATGGTGAAGAAAGGCTGTGTTCTTACTCCTCACGCAGATTACTGTCTCCCTGGCATAACCAGAACTACT GTCATGGAGCTTGTGGTGAAAGAGAAGTTCATCTTAGTAGAACGAAGAATCAGTCTCTCCGAGTTCCACACAGCTGATGAG gttTGGACAACAGGAACTATGGGAGAACTAAGCCCG GTTGTGAAGATTGATGGGCGTGTGATTGGTGACGGAAAAGTTGGACCGGTAACGAGAACACTGCAAAACGCTTACAAGAAACTCACAGAGGATTCAGGTGTGCCAATACCTACTTACCAAGAATCCTGA
- the LOC104744654 gene encoding E3 ubiquitin-protein ligase ATL6-like — translation MRSSDHMAFSGVLPFVLLLLLSTADLAASQAQPGSPTQPYNYGRLSPAMAVIVVILIAALFFMGFFSIYFRHCSGVPDAGVSPAGGVRSRGTVNAAARGLDASVVETFPTFLYSDVKTQKLGKGELECAICLNEFEDDETLRLLPKCDHVFHPHCIDAWLEAHVTCPVCRANLAEQVADEPVEPGGTEPDLELQQVAVNPEPVVTTAPVPEQLVTSEIDSRRLPGVPVDLKRVKFSRWHTTGHSVVPPGECTERFTLRLPEDVRKRIMNDWKLNRSNSLVNLPRGGSSRRGKTIDRTRARSDRWLFRKTPSFLWRNRDDGSIRLGSTGSVRANAVPNSTGGDSVRGGDRWAFLRNPSFLWRNSSVHRGGVNKDGEGTSVKSAGPSGSASGSVRLPV, via the coding sequence atgagaagcTCCGATCATATGGCTTTCTCCGGCGTTTTGCCGTTTGTTCTCTTGCTTTTATTATCAACGGCGGATCTAGCGGCGAGTCAGGCACAGCCCGGTTCACCAACCCAACCTTACAACTACGGCAGGCTAAGTCCAGCCATGGCTGTGATCGTCGTGATCCTTATCGCTGCTCTCTTCTTCATGGGTTTCTTCTCCATCTACTTCCGCCACTGCTCCGGCGTACCAGACGCCGGCGTTTCTCCAGCTGGCGGAGTTCGATCCAGAGGTACAGTCAACGCGGCAGCGCGTGGTCTCGACGCTTCGGTCGTCGAGACTTTCCCCACGTTCTTGTACTCTGACGTGAAGACGCAGAAGCTAGGTAAAGGTGAGTTGGAGTGTGCGATTTGTCTGAACGAGTTCGAAGACGacgaaacgctgcgtttgcttCCCAAGTGTGATCACGTGTTTCACCCTCACTGCATCGACGCTTGGCTCGAGGCTCATGTGACTTGTCCTGTTTGTAGAGCGAATCTTGCTGAACAGGTTGCTGATGAACCGGTTGAACCGGGAGGTACTGAACCGGATCTTGAATTGCAGCAAGTGGCCGTGAATCCTGAACCGGTGGTTACTACTGCTCCTGTACCGGAACAATTGGTTACGAGTGAAATCGATTCGAGGAGATTACCTGGTGTACCGGTGGATCTCAAACGAGTTAAATTCTCGAGATGGCATACAACGGGACATTCGGTGGTTCCACCGGGAGAATGTACCGAACGGTTTACTCTCCGGTTACCGGAAGATGTTAGGAAGAGGATAATGAATGATTGGAAATTAAACCGGTCTAATAGTCTTGTGAATCTTCCTAGGGGAGGGAGTTCGAGGAGAGGTAAAACGATTGATCGGACAAGGGCTCGGTCTGACCGGTGGCTGTTCCGTAAAACGCCGTCGTTTCTATGGAGGAATCGTGATGATGGTTCAATTAGACTAGGTAGTACCGGAAGCGTTCGAGCAAATGCTGTACCGAATTCAACCGGTGGTGATTCGGTACGTGGAGGAGACCGGTGGGCTTTTCTAAGAAACCCGTCGTTTCTGTGGAGGAACTCTTCGGTTCATAGAGGAGGAGTCAATAAAGACGGCGAAGGAACTTCGGTTAAATCGGCCGGTCCAAGTGGCTCAGCTAGCGGTTCGGTGAGATTACCGGTTTAG
- the LOC104744655 gene encoding DNA excision repair protein ERCC-1, whose product MANEDDDGEKSRSVHQQIANKPKTQILIGVPSYQEVLESSQTKSTPPSFFKPSQSFSQAFAFVKSSDVYSPPPPPSSAAASSSHPPGASQVPTSSQTFQTDGASSSSTTTGSLPSNTSQTRNAILVSNRQKGNPLLKHIRNVKWVFSDIIPDYVLGQSSCALYLSLRYHLLHPDYLYFRIRELQKNFKLRVVLCHVDVEDTVKPLLEVTKTALLHDCTLLCAWSMTECARYLETIKVYENKPADLIQGQMDTDYLSRLNHSLTSIRHVNKSDVVTLGSTFGSLAHIMDASMEDLARCPGIGERKVKRLYDTFHEPFKRATPSYPTVIEPTVPEAPLEKDVVNSEEPVEEDEDFVEDSRKRKKKEPEKTVKTALSAVFARYSDRLSKKKEKQKEKDTGIESDD is encoded by the exons ATGGCGAACGAAGACGACGACGGTGAGAAATCCAGAAGCGTTCATCAACAGATTGCTAATAAACCCAAAACCCAGATCTTAATTGGTGTGCCTTCGTACCAGGAAGTATTGGAAAGCTCACAGACGAAGTCCACGCCTCCTTCTTTTTTCAAACCTTCCCAGAGTTTCTCTCAAGCATTCGCTTTCGTCAAATCGTCCGACGTctactctcctcctcctccaccttcctcagCCGCCGCCTCTTCTTCACATCCGCCGGGCGCTTCTCAGGTGCCCACTTCAAg CCAAACGTTTCAAACTGATGGAGcgtcatcttcttctactactactgGCTCTTTACCATCAAACACAAGTCAAACTCGTAACGCAATTCTCGTTAGTAATAGACAG AAAGGGAACCCGCTTCTTAAACATATCAGGAATGTGAAATGGGTTTTCTCAGATATTATTCCGGATTACGTGCTTGGTCAAAGCTCTTGCGCTTTGTATTTAAG CTTGCGGTATCATCTGTTACATCCGGATTACCTCTATTTCCGCATTAGGGAACTACAAAAGAATTTCAAGCTCCGTGTTGTTCTTTGCCATGTCGACGTG GAAGATACGGTTAAACCATTGCTTGAAGTAACAAAAACCGCTCTACTTCATGATTGCACTTTATTGTGCGCCTGGAG CATGACAGAATGTGCCCGTTATTTGGAAACGATAAAAGTCTATGAAAACAAACCCGCTGATCTCATCCAAGGCCAAATGGATACTGATTATCTTTCACGG cTAAACCATTCTCTTACAAGCATCCGACATGTGAACAAGAGCGATGTAGTTACACTTGGTTCTACATTTGGG TCTCTTGCTCATATAATGGATGCATCCATGGAAGATTTAGCTCGTTGTCCCGGGATTGGCGAACGTAAG GTGAAGCGGTTGTATGATACATTCCATGAGCCTTTCAAGCGTGCAACTCCAAGCTACCCTACTGTTATTGAACCTACAGTCCCGGAAGCTCCACTTGAGAAAGATGTGGTGAACTCAGAGGAACCtgttgaagaagacgaagattttGTGGAAGACTCGAGAAAACGCAAGAAGAAAGAGCCCGAGAAAACTGTGAAGACCGCGCTGTCAGCTGTGTTTGCTCGATACTCGGATAGACTCagcaagaagaaggagaaacagaAGGAGAAAGATACAGGAATAGAGTCAGATGATTAA
- the LOC104748022 gene encoding uncharacterized protein LOC104748022, translating to MENIFFFFDLSLLSLFSLSLPLLLRSTTSDHGTIVLGLGGALWSWNALTAKEEAMAAARRPPPPPPKEKKDPTVSGVQAKVLASKKRKEEMKASIAKLREKGKPVVEAEPKSSSSE from the exons ATGG aaaatatcttcttcttcttcgatctctctctcttatcgcTCTTTTCGCTCTCTCTCCCACTTCTTCTTCGATCGACGACTTCGGATCATGg AACAATTGTGCTGGGGCTAGGCGGGGCGCTATGGAGTTGGAACGCTTTGACCGCTAAGGAGGAGGCAATGGCAGCAGCTAGACGGCCGCCTCCGCCACCACCCAAGGAGAAGAAAGACCCAACCGTGAGCGGAGTTCAGGCCAAGGTATTGGCGAGCAAGAAGCGCAAAGAAGAAATGAAGGCTTCCATTGCTAAACTAAGAGAGAAAGGCAAACCTGTTGTTGAAGCGGAACCAAAGTCTTCTTCCTCGGAGTAG